The following coding sequences are from one Lolium rigidum isolate FL_2022 chromosome 6, APGP_CSIRO_Lrig_0.1, whole genome shotgun sequence window:
- the LOC124664365 gene encoding disease resistance protein UNI-like, with the protein MAACGGWFGATINTVIGPFYNLFAKHALYCFTTGTNVMDHKREAVVLKEKVAGVQQKIRDDEHRLEAVPTEQARLWLESANSAISEEEENRLLYEQRYRCLGCCAPNFLENYKISKRADEQQKQVKSITSNPPGDNNITRSPDPRPVKSMQVDPAPIPPSRWVILRSALQFIVSNDPNEGIVGMWGPDKDDNTNLLKHINNSFIEQSLFDFVIFVPSPIDCSVTNIQSEIISRLGMKQDGNEATQATRIREQLEGKNFLLIVDDLRQNLDLGAVGIPYPLGFIGEKKRKVVIMSLSGYRSVGNLMGVNKDIELPILQEEEARELFRQSINYEGDLYSDPSIGPHATDLVRTINGLPSELVRYGKSMRGTTDASSWKVAIDDAASKFSRSRSIEDTLRLIEDDPTLGTIGIWGPGGVGKTHLLKKIQGFFRGRMTVIWVTASKECSVLKVQTQILDELKLKGDGNVGTQSGMIRGFLENKSFLVLLDDLWERIDLEVVGIPLPLGIEPLNKFKRKVVLTTRFTSVCGGMEVKKQIKVPYLQENEAWELFREKVGDQTLSSPGIKDRARILVTEMKGLPLALVTVGRAMYGKFHPDQWDYAIQHMKKSCCIDTNEDPLKMEEEVFKKIMFSYDNLKSERLRNCFLTCALWPEDMEIHRDELAQCWIGLGLVDVGDIQSPYTKAYSLLGDLTGACLLEGCGESNDWVKLHDVIRDMSLWISCGCGKNNGNWFVRAGVGPDEKFSIPWSSAEYISLMLSVMKKLPSVGDPLKLRVLCLQDNMLDETIIGGVLVNCSKLTYLDLSNNKLKGIPESLCHLAELIHLNLSHNQGIEEVPRSFGNLIKLKFLYLKGSQIKIIPKEVISRLEALEIIHVDLRWVSDCIRSNVYRELGTLNHLKVVVTSVELSDAWTSLHDAADLPIRSLSLELSAQKKEFIHLYDILSLDFAQTTLYGLAIIGDQCVTDITLIQRPEQQSYSFGILSNLTMIRLEALTTVKWMGTSPTSVFPRLTCLTVSGCSKLEHLSWAMYLPCLEKFVVRSNFRMLKAFSRNHVDNVWSGQESSQTFPCLKHLCVRSCIRLVSIADPDVTFPSLEELQIRYCPELKKLPFDMSSLPQSLKVLQMGDTESWERLELEEGVKSFLQPKLQYYDD; encoded by the exons ATGGCGGCTTGTGGTGGTTGGTTCGGAGCTACTATCAACACGGTTATAGGTCCATTCTATAATCtctttgcaaaacatgcattgtaTTGCTTCACTACTGGCACAAACGTGATGGACCACAAGAGAGAAGCTGTGGTTTTGAAAGAAAAAGTGGCAGGCGTCCAACAGAAGATTCGAGACGACGAGCATAGGTTGGAAGCCGTGCCAACAGAACAGGCAAGATTATGGTTGGAATCGGCGAATAGTGCTATatctgaagaagaggaaaaccGCCTGCTGTACGAACAGAGGTACCGATGTTTGGGATGCTGCGCCCCAAATTTCTTGGAAAACTATAAGATCAGTAAGCGAGCAGATGAGCAGCAGAAACAGGTGAAATCGATCACCAGCAATCCACCAGGCGATAATAATATCACACGCTCGCCAGATCCACGTCCTGTCAAGAGTATGCAGGTAGATCCTGCTCCAATACCGCCAAGCAGATGGGTTATTCTCCGGTCTGCTCTCCAGTTCATCGTGAGCAATGATCCCAATGAGGGGATAGTTGGAATGTGGGGTCCAGACAAAGATGATAACACAAATCTCCTCAAACATATCAACAATTCATTTATTGAACAAAGTCTCTTCGATTTTGTTATCTTTGTTCCAAGCCCAATTGATTGCTCTGTAACAAATATTCAATCTGAAATCATAAGCAGGCTCGGTATGAAGCAGGATGGCAATGAGGCAACCCAAGCCACCAGGATACGTGAACAGCTTGAGGGCAAAAATTTCCTGCTGATTGTGGATGACCTCCGTCAGAATCTAGACCTTGGAGCGGTTGGCATTCCATATCCTCTTGGATTCATTGGAGAGAAGAAGAGGAAAGTGGTAATCATGTCACTATCAGGATACAGATCCGTTGGTAATCTGATGGGTGTGAACAAAGATATTGAACTGCCTATATTGCAAGAGGAGGAAGCACGCGAGCTATTTAGACAGTCAATAAATTACGAAGGGGATCTTTATTCTGATCCCAGCATCGGGCCACATGCTACTGATCTGGTACGGACAATAAATGGCCTACCATCGGAACTGGTACGTTATGGGAAGTCAATGCGTGGAACAACGGATGCAAGTTCCTGGAAAGTTGCTATAGATGATGCAGCAAGTAAATTTTCTAGGTCACGTTCG ATAGAAGACACTCTCCGTCTCATTGAGGATGATCCCACGTTGGGAACAATTGGAATATGGGGTCCAGGTGGAGTGGGAAAAACACATCTTCTGAAAAAAATCCAGGGCTTTTTCAGAGGAAGGATGACTGTTATATGGGTGACAGCCTCCAAGGAGTGTTCAGTGTTAAAGGTCCAAACACAAATTTTAGACGAGCTAAAACTAAAAGGGGATGGTAATGTGGGAACCCAAAGTGGCATGATCCGTGGCTTCCTGGAGAATAAAAGCTTCCTTGTACTGTTGGATGACCTTTGGGAAAGAATTGATCTCGAAGTAGTTGGCATACCACTTCCCCTTGGAATTGAACCTTTGAACAAATTTAAGAGAAAAGTTGTGCTCACGACAAGATTTACATCCGTTTGTGGTGGGATGGAGGTGAAAAAACAGATTAAAGTTCCATATCTGCAGGAGAATGAGGCATGGGAGCTATTCAGAGAGAAGGTCGGAGACCAAACTCTTTCTTCTCCTGGTATTAAAGATCGTGCAAGAATACTTGTGACTGAAATGAAGGGCTTGCCTTTAGCTTTGGTAACTGTGGGAAGGGCAATGTATGGGAAATTTCATCCGGATCAATGGGATTATGCCATCCAACATATGAAAaagtcatgctgcattgacacaaatGAAGACCCACTGAAGATGGAGGAAGAAGTTTTCAAAAAGATCATGTTTAGCTATGACAACTTGAAAAGCGAGAGGCTGAGGAACTGTTTCTTGACTTGTGCACTATGGCCAGAGGATATGGAGATTCACAGGGACGAACTCGCCCAATGCTGGATTGGCTTAGGTCTGGTGGATGTGGGGGATATACAAAGTCCCTACACAAAAGCTTATAGTCTTTTGGGCGACCTTACAGGTGCATGTTTGTTAGAGGGCTGTGGAGAATCGAATGATTGGGTCAAACTACATGATGTGATTCGTGATATGTCTTTATGGATCTCTTGTGGCTGCGGTAAGAACAATGGCAACTGGTTTGTCCGTGCAGGAGTTGGCCCAGATGAAAAATTTAGCATCCCTTGGAGCAGTGCAGAATACATCTCATTAATGCTCAGCGTGATGAAGAAACTTCCTTCTGTTGGTGATCCGCTGAAACTGAGGGTCTTATGCCTTCAAGACAATATGTTGGATGAAACAATAATAGGTGGAGTACTTGTGAATTGCTCTAAACTGACATATCTGGACTTGAGCAATAATAAACTCAAGGGGATACCTGAAAGCTTATGTCACCTGGCAGAATTGATACATCTCAATTTATCACATAATCAGGGTATAGAGGAAGTACCTCGCAGCTTTGGAAACCTCATTAAGCTCAAGTTCCTGTACCTGAAGGGCagtcaaataaaaataataccAAAGGAGGTCATATCTAGACTTGAAGCATTGGAAATAATACACGTGGATCTTAGGTGGGTGTCTGATTGTATTAGATCTAATGTATATAGAGAGTTGGGCACACTAAATCACTTGAAAGTTGTTGTTACATCGGTAGAACTTTCGGATGCATGGACATCACTTCATGATGCGGCTGACCTACCCATCCGGTCCTTAAGTCTGGAACTATCTGCCCAAAAAAAGGAATTCATCCACCTCTATGATATTTTATCATTGGACTTCGCACAAACGACCTTATATGGACTGGCTATTATAGGCGACCAGTGTGTGACAGACATAACATTAATACAGAGGCCTGAACAACAATCCTACAGTTTTGGTATTCTCAGTAACCTGACCATGATTCGTTTGGAAGCATTGACAACAGTAAAATGGATGGGAACATCTCCAACATCTGTATTTCCAAGGCTCACTTGTTTGACAGTGTCAGGTTGCAGCAAGCTAGAGCACCTGTCTTGGGCGATGTATCTGCCTTGCCTTGAAAAATTTGTTGTACGATCCAATTTCAGAATGCTGAAGGCTTTTTCAAGGAATCATGTTGACAACGTGTGGAGTGGACAAGAGAGTTCCCAGACATTTCCTTGCCTCAAGCACCTTTGTGTTCGGTCCTGCATAAGGCTGGTCAGTATTGCTGATCCTGATGTGACATTCCCATCCCTAGAGGAGCTGCAGATTAGATATTGTCCAGAGCTCAAGAAGCTTCCTTTTGACATGTCCAGCTTGCCACAAAGTCTGAAGGTTCTACAGATGGGTGATACTGAATCCTGGGAGCGATTGGAACTGGAAGAAGGTGTCAAATCTTTCCTTCAACCCAAGCTTCAATATTATGATGATTAA